From the genome of Sphingobacterium sp. UGAL515B_05:
ATCGTAGCATTTCGTAGTTTTGTACAAATTTACAAAAAGCACCGACATTTGGCACTTTTTACATCATCAAAACTATATCGGAAATGAGCATTGCTAGTAATTTAGAAGCGTTAAGATTGGAAACTGAGGCAGTTGGTGTACAACTTGTCGCCGTTTCAAAGACAAAATCCAATTCAGACATCATGGAAGCCTATGAGGCAGGACAACGTATTTTTGGTGAAAATCATGTTCAAGAGTTGGTTGAAAAGGCAGAACTTCTACCCAAAGATATTCAATGGCATATGATTGGTCATCTTCAGACAAATAAGGTGAAATATATCTCTCCATTCATTAGCCTAATTGAATCTGTTGATTCATTAAAATTACTGAAGGAAATTAACAAACACGCCCAAAAATCAAAACGAACAATAGATTGCCTTTTACAAGTTTATATCGCCGAAGAAGAGACAAAGTTCGGTTTTGATCATGCCGAGTTAATCGAACTTCTCCGAGATGATGAATTTCTTGAGTTGAAAAATGTCCGTGTATGCGGTTTGATGGGGATTGCCTCCAATACGGATAGCCAAAAAGTAGTAAAAGCTGAATTCTATGAACTTAAAATGTTGTTTAATGGGATCAAAGCAAGTTTCTACAGAAAAGACGAGCATTTCAGCATTCTTTCTATGGGCATGTCCTCCGACTATAAATTGGCTATCGAAGAAGGTTCGACGATGGTACGTATAGGAAGTACAATCTTTGGAAAAAGAGTAATTAAACACTTTAAAAACAATGACTAAACCGATTATAAGAGAGGCAATTAAATCTGACTGCCCACGAATGCTCGAATTGATTAATGAGCTGGCAATCTTCGAAAAAGCACCCCATGAGGTAACAGTCTCCCTTTCGGAATTTGAAGATGCGGGATTTGGAAAAAGTCCCGTTTGGGGTGCATTTGTCGCTGAGCTGAAGGGTGAAATTGTCGGAATTTCATTATATTATACAAGATATTCAACCTGGAAAGGTCGAAGACTCTATTTGGAAGATCTAATCGTCACAGAAAATATGCGCGGATTAGGAATTGGAAAACTACTTTTTGACAAGACTCTGGCCTATGGCAGACAATGCGGTTATCATGGCATGGTATGGCAGGTATTAGACTGGAATGAACCGGCCATTAAGTTTTATGAAAAATATAAAGCGGACTTTGATGCGGGATGGATCAATGTATCAATTACTTATTAAATAACAGAGATAATCAATTCAATGCGGTTTTATTTTTCCTTAAAAATTCTAGTTATCGGCATGTTGTTGAATGCCTGCAATGGCCAAAATACACCACCTATTGCCGGTCGAAATGCAGATACACTCGTCTATAATAGAAAAATTATAGATGAGCATAGTAATTATTTTCTAAAGGATGACAATCGATTGGATACAACATATTTTCGCGCAAAATACCCAGTATTTCAAGAAGATAAGATCAATAAGCTTATCGCAAATATTGTTCATCTCGAAGGCGACACGAGTATGCAAAATGCTGCCAATCGCTTTATCAATTCTTATAACGAATATGTGGAGGATAATAGTGGTAAATCCACTGCAACCTGGAATCGGGATTTACAGATCGATGTGATCGCCAATACCGCTGTTTTTCTGGGACTAAGAACAAAACAAGAAGAATACACCGGTGGTGCCCATGGAGATCACTTTACCCTTTATTCAAACTTTGATAGACAGTCAAACAAACCAATCTCGATTGATGATGTCATTCAGAAAGAGAATAAAGATAAATTTGTCAAAATCGCTGAGCAATATTTTCGCAAACAAGAAGGATTAAGTGATGATGACTCTTTCAACGGAAAGTATTTTTTTGAAGACGGTAAATTTTCGCTCGCAGATAATTTTACGTTTGAAAAGGACGATATCCTATTTTATTACAACGTATATGAGATCAAATCCTATGCGGAAGGAAATACAGAACTACGTATCCCCTACACGACATTCAAACATTTGATTTCGGACAAAGGATTACGTTATATCAATAGTATCAATTAGCAATCAACTAAACTAATAAATAAATGCAGGTTTTTAAATTTGGGGGTGCATCAGTAAAGGATGCGGAAAGTGTCAGAAATTCGGCGCGGATCATTTCAAAATACAAGGGCGAAGCCCTGTTGGTTGTTATATCCGCAATGGGAAAGACAACAAACCTTCTTGAAAAATTGACCAAAGAATATTTTAACAATACTGGAAATCAATTTCAGACGTTGGAGGAAGCCAAAGAATTTCACTTTCATATCCTTCAAGAATTATTCCCGGAGGCTGAAAACCCTATATTTGATGAGATTTCTAACTGTTTTGTGGAGATCGAGTGGATCCTGGAAGAAGAACCTCAAGATTCATATGACTATCTTTTCGATCAAATCGTATCGATGGGAGAACTTATCTCGACCAAAATTGTGGCGGCATATGTTGCTTTTATTGGTGAAAAGGTAAAGTGGCTAGATGCGCGCGACTATATATTCACCGACAATACCTATCGCGAAGCAGTTGTAGACTGGAATAAAACTGAGGAAAGAATTCGTACCGAACTGCCTGCAATACTTGATGATTATATCGTAATCACCCAGGGCTTTTTAGGCTCTACGTCTGAAAATTTCACGACAACCTTAGGGCGCGAAGGTTCTGATTATTCGGCCGCGATCTTTGCATCTTGCCTGAATGCCGAAAATGTAACAATCTGGAAAGATGTCCCCGGAGTCCTGAATGCCGACCCAAAATGGTTTGAGAAAACCGAACTGATTCCCGAGTTATCCTATACGGACGCCATTGAACTCACCTATTATGGTGCCACAGTCATTCATCCTAAAACCATTAAACCATTACAGAATAAGAAAATCGCATTGAACGTCCGTTCTTTTGTCGATCCCGATTCTCCAGGAACTATGATAAAAAGTACGAATCAGACTTTGCCTGTACCTTCTTTCATATTCAAGGTAAACCAAATTTTCATTTCAATCTCTCCAAGGGACTTCTCTTTTATTGTGGAAGATAATTTAAGAGACATCTTCACTCTATTCTATGAGCATCGTATCAAAATCAATATGATGCACAATACAGCTATCAATTTTACCGTTGCAGTAGATGATACCGGAAAAAACTTGGTAGACTTAATCAACGAGCTAGAACAACGATTTAAAGTCAAATATGAATCCGGACTCGAGCTTATTACAATCCGCTATTACAATCAAGAAACGATTGACCGCGTTTTAGTTGATAAGCAAGTCATTAGCGAACTAAAGGACACCTATACCTGTCAGCTTCTCGTAAAGAAAATATAAATGAATACATTAATTCTTCAAGAGGAGATTCAACAGTTTTTAGCTAGAAACGCACAGGAGTCTCCTACTAAAATTGCATTAAAAAAATCTCCTTTTGAAGGAATTTCATCTTCCGAACTTGCGACACAAGTCGATGGGAAGCAACGGACAAGTACAAAAATCCCTTTATGGGCAAAAACACCGGGAATATATTTTCCCGCCAAACTCAACTTGGAACAATGTTCTTCTGAGGCAACAGGAATATTCAAAAGTTCACTGATCAAAAAAGGAACACATTTAGTTGATGCCACCGGCGGTTTTGGCGTAGATAGCTTTTACTTCTCAAAACAGGCAGCAAAGGTTACATCCTGTGAGCTAAACCCTGAATTAGCGACGATTACAAAACATAATGCCACTGTTTTACAAGCGGACAACCTTGAGATCATTTCAGTTAACGGCGTAGACTACGTACTCAACGATCCAGCTAAACAATTTGATTACATCTATTTAGATCCTTCCAGAAGAGTGCAAAACAAAAAGGTCTTTTTATTGGATGAATGTGAACCTAATTTAGTTCAATTACAGGATAATTTTTTTCAGCACAGCAATACCATTATCAGCAAACTTGCGCCACTATTGGATATATCTTCTGCAATACAACAGCTGCGACATGTGAAAGATGTTTATGTCGTATCGGCCCAAAATGATTGCAAGGAGCTTATTTTCGTACAAGAAAAAAATTATGAAGGTAATGCAACCGTTCATGCTGTCAGATTATTTCAAGGACAGCAACAGGTTATCTCCTTTACCTATGAAAGTGAGCGCGCTATCGTTAATGAATATAGTGAACCACTATCCTACTTATATGAACCAGATGTTGCTCTTTCCAAAGCGGGTGCCTTTAAAACTGTTGGCCAAGTTTTTAATGTTAAAAAATTACATAAAAACACACATCTCTACACTTCCGATCAAAAGATTGAAAATTTTCCCGGTAAAACATTCCTGGTAACACAGATAGAATCCTTTACTGATTTTAAGAAAAATAAGAAATCCTTACAATCAGGAATCATTGCCAAAAATTTCCCGCTCAAAACAGAAGAGATCAAAAAGAAATTTAAAATTAGGGATGCTAGAGACTCATTTGTATTTTTTACAACAACCCTAAATGATCAATTTAGTGTCATACATACACAGCGAATGTTAGAA
Proteins encoded in this window:
- a CDS encoding DUF3298 and DUF4163 domain-containing protein, which translates into the protein MRFYFSLKILVIGMLLNACNGQNTPPIAGRNADTLVYNRKIIDEHSNYFLKDDNRLDTTYFRAKYPVFQEDKINKLIANIVHLEGDTSMQNAANRFINSYNEYVEDNSGKSTATWNRDLQIDVIANTAVFLGLRTKQEEYTGGAHGDHFTLYSNFDRQSNKPISIDDVIQKENKDKFVKIAEQYFRKQEGLSDDDSFNGKYFFEDGKFSLADNFTFEKDDILFYYNVYEIKSYAEGNTELRIPYTTFKHLISDKGLRYINSIN
- a CDS encoding THUMP-like domain-containing protein encodes the protein MNTLILQEEIQQFLARNAQESPTKIALKKSPFEGISSSELATQVDGKQRTSTKIPLWAKTPGIYFPAKLNLEQCSSEATGIFKSSLIKKGTHLVDATGGFGVDSFYFSKQAAKVTSCELNPELATITKHNATVLQADNLEIISVNGVDYVLNDPAKQFDYIYLDPSRRVQNKKVFLLDECEPNLVQLQDNFFQHSNTIISKLAPLLDISSAIQQLRHVKDVYVVSAQNDCKELIFVQEKNYEGNATVHAVRLFQGQQQVISFTYESERAIVNEYSEPLSYLYEPDVALSKAGAFKTVGQVFNVKKLHKNTHLYTSDQKIENFPGKTFLVTQIESFTDFKKNKKSLQSGIIAKNFPLKTEEIKKKFKIRDARDSFVFFTTTLNDQFSVIHTQRMLE
- a CDS encoding YggS family pyridoxal phosphate-dependent enzyme gives rise to the protein MSIASNLEALRLETEAVGVQLVAVSKTKSNSDIMEAYEAGQRIFGENHVQELVEKAELLPKDIQWHMIGHLQTNKVKYISPFISLIESVDSLKLLKEINKHAQKSKRTIDCLLQVYIAEEETKFGFDHAELIELLRDDEFLELKNVRVCGLMGIASNTDSQKVVKAEFYELKMLFNGIKASFYRKDEHFSILSMGMSSDYKLAIEEGSTMVRIGSTIFGKRVIKHFKNND
- a CDS encoding GNAT family N-acetyltransferase produces the protein MTKPIIREAIKSDCPRMLELINELAIFEKAPHEVTVSLSEFEDAGFGKSPVWGAFVAELKGEIVGISLYYTRYSTWKGRRLYLEDLIVTENMRGLGIGKLLFDKTLAYGRQCGYHGMVWQVLDWNEPAIKFYEKYKADFDAGWINVSITY
- a CDS encoding aspartate kinase codes for the protein MQVFKFGGASVKDAESVRNSARIISKYKGEALLVVISAMGKTTNLLEKLTKEYFNNTGNQFQTLEEAKEFHFHILQELFPEAENPIFDEISNCFVEIEWILEEEPQDSYDYLFDQIVSMGELISTKIVAAYVAFIGEKVKWLDARDYIFTDNTYREAVVDWNKTEERIRTELPAILDDYIVITQGFLGSTSENFTTTLGREGSDYSAAIFASCLNAENVTIWKDVPGVLNADPKWFEKTELIPELSYTDAIELTYYGATVIHPKTIKPLQNKKIALNVRSFVDPDSPGTMIKSTNQTLPVPSFIFKVNQIFISISPRDFSFIVEDNLRDIFTLFYEHRIKINMMHNTAINFTVAVDDTGKNLVDLINELEQRFKVKYESGLELITIRYYNQETIDRVLVDKQVISELKDTYTCQLLVKKI